GTCGCCGTGGCGGACCTGCACGTCGAGGTCGAGGTAGTCGCCCCACCACTCCAGGCGCTCGCGCATGTCGCGGTTGAGAGCCCGCAGCGGCGTCACGTACAGCGCACCCAACCCCTCGGGTCGCGTCTCCGCCAACGCCGACAGCACGGGCAGCATCGCCGTCTCCGTCTTGCCGGTTCCCGTGGGGGCGATGACGAGTGCGTCGCGGCCGTCCGCCAGCGGCGGGATCGCCCGGCGCTGCGGCGCCGTCGGCGTCGCGAACCCCCGCTCGGACAGTGCCGATCGCACCTCCTCGCCCAGCGCCGCGAAGGCGTCCATCCCGGTCGCTCGCGGCGTGTCGCTCATCGACGCGGATTGCGTCGCGAGCCGGTTAAGCGTCGCGCTCCAGGCGCTTGCCGGCCGCCTCGTTCCCGGCGCTCGGACCGCGCGTTACTCCCGGCTGACGGCGATGTTTCGGACGGCGCCGTCGCACTCCGGACACGTGCCCGGGTGGCTGTTCGTTCGGGTCCGCGCTCCGCACCCGAGGCACTCGAACACGCCCTCCGACGGGCTGTACGGGTCTATTTCGTTGGTCGGCATGTCAATCCGTAACACGGCAAAGGTTGTAACTGTTTTCTACGGATCAGTATGGGCAGTACTAGGTATAAAAGGGATAGCGGTGAACGTACGTCCAGTTCTATCCGCTACAGCAGCTCCTCCTCGGCCAACTCGACGGCGTTGCGAACGGCGCCCACGGAGGTGAGGTAGCCGGCGCCGACGCCCGCCTTCGACGCCCTCGCGGCCGCGCCGGTGAGCACCGTCGGTCCCAGTTGCGCGACGGCGCCGTCGCCGACGGAGACGAGCCACCCGGGCACGTCGAAGCGATAACTGGCGAGCCGCGGCGCGAAGTCGTCCGGCGAGGCCGATAGCTCGTGGTCGACGAGTCGGCCGACGTTCTCGGCGGCCGTCTTCGCCTCGCGCACGGCCGCCGACGCGGAGGCGGGAACCGCCTCGCCGTCGGCGTCGACGACGCGGGCGGCGTCGCCCAACGCGAACGTGCGGTCAGTGAGCCGGAGGTCCGCCCGGACGACGGGTCGGTCGCCGTCGAGGGCGTCGTCGCCGGCGATGCCGCCGGTCCAGACGAGTTGGTCGTAGCGGAGATCGCCCGCGTCGGTGACGATCCGGTCGTCGAACACCGCTTCGACGGCGGTGCCTGTCTCCACGTCGACGCCGCGCGTCCCCAACTGCTCGCGGACCGCCCGGCCGAAACTCGCGGGGAAGTTCGGGGCGACCTCGTCCAACTGTTCCACCAGCGCGATCTCCACGTCGTCGGGCACCTCGGCGCCCTCCTCGCGGGCCAGCGCCGCGAGCTCGCCGGCGACCTGCACCCCCGACAGGCCGGCGCCGCCGACCACGACGCGGCCGCCGTCGTCGACCACCTCCAGGAACCGCTCCCGGATCGCGGCGGCGTCGTCGAGCGACTTCAACGGCGTCGCGTGCTCGTGCAGCCCCTCGATCCCGTAGTAGGCGGTCTCCGAGCCGAGACACACCGCCCCGAAGTCCCACTCGATCGCATCGCCGTCGGCCAACTCGGCGCGTCTCGCCCCCGCGTCCACGTCGACGACGCGGTCGACGACCAATTCCGCGCGGTCGAGCAGGTCCTCCAGGGGAACCGAGATCGCGTCGGCGACCGCGGGGCGGCGGATCGCGCGGTGGGTCTCGTGGACGAGGACGTGCTCCTCGCCGTCGTTGACGAGGGTGATGTCGACCTCCGACGGGAGCCGGGATTCGAGCCTGCGGGTCAGGGCGACGCCGGCGTAGCCGGCGCCGAGAACGACGACGTGCATTCGGTTCCGGTACGGCCGCCGCGGGTAAGGACGTGACGGGCGTCGCGATCGGCCGCCCGTCCGA
This genomic stretch from Halobaculum roseum harbors:
- a CDS encoding rubrerythrin-like domain-containing protein, translating into MPTNEIDPYSPSEGVFECLGCGARTRTNSHPGTCPECDGAVRNIAVSRE
- a CDS encoding NAD(P)/FAD-dependent oxidoreductase, coding for MHVVVLGAGYAGVALTRRLESRLPSEVDITLVNDGEEHVLVHETHRAIRRPAVADAISVPLEDLLDRAELVVDRVVDVDAGARRAELADGDAIEWDFGAVCLGSETAYYGIEGLHEHATPLKSLDDAAAIRERFLEVVDDGGRVVVGGAGLSGVQVAGELAALAREEGAEVPDDVEIALVEQLDEVAPNFPASFGRAVREQLGTRGVDVETGTAVEAVFDDRIVTDAGDLRYDQLVWTGGIAGDDALDGDRPVVRADLRLTDRTFALGDAARVVDADGEAVPASASAAVREAKTAAENVGRLVDHELSASPDDFAPRLASYRFDVPGWLVSVGDGAVAQLGPTVLTGAAARASKAGVGAGYLTSVGAVRNAVELAEEELL